The Aspergillus fumigatus Af293 chromosome 7, whole genome shotgun sequence genome includes the window AGCGGGAAGGCGTTGGAGGCCGCGAGGGCGTTGGCTAGGCCGGGGGGGTAGGCGATGCCGAAGAGGAGGTTGAGGTTTTCGGTGGATGCCTCGATTTGCGGGATAAATCCGCCAACGTAGAGGGCGGCTTCGTCGGTGACGGTGGTGAACATGGTTGGGACGCGGTTGGGGAGCGTGTTGTCGGCGAGGAGGGTGTAGAACTGGTCGTCAATCACGCCGCTGCCCGAGTCGTCGACCATGGGCATTAGGGGCTCAATGGAGGCGAGCATTGTCGAGACGTGCAGGAACTCGTCGGCGACTTTCTTGTTCACGGCCGTCATCGCGGACTGGAACTCGGTCGCATTGTCGAGGAAGGCCGATGCGGGCACCGAGCGCAGACAGGCCAGCAGTTTCTCTTCAGAGACGGTTTGGTTGCAGCCGACAGCCTTGGCAACCCCCGGGGTGACAACTTCTTTATATACCTCGCGGGTAAACCATGGCAGATCCAGCGGAGCCGACTGAACAATGGCACCGGAGAATAAACCTTTGGCTGCGCTGGATGATAGCAAGGCCGTCACGCTCTGGCCGCCAGCTGACTGGCCGAAGATTGTGATTCGTGACTTGTCACCCCCGAACGCTTCGATGTACTCGTTGATCCATTTAAGGGCAAGGATTTGGTCGCGAATGCCATAGCTTCCTGTCGTGAGACTGCCAGTTGCCAACCAGCCCAAGGCGCCGAGGCGGTAGTTGACCGTCACCACAACAACGTCGTTGCGGCTTGCAAAGTTGCCCCCGTCGTAGTCGATCATGGACGCACTACCTTTGGTAAACGCACCTCCGTAGAAGTAGACGGCCACCGGTTTGCGCAAAGAGTTGTGGGCGCCGTGCGCAGGAAGCACAGGGGTGTAGATGTTGAGATACAAACAGTCCTCGGAGATGCCACCGCTGTTGCCCAGGGTACCAAAGCTGGAGACTGACTGGACGCAAGAGGCGGAGAATTTGGTCGCATCGAGCGTTTTGGGACCACTGTACGGCTGAGGCGGTGCGAATCTCAGGTCTTTGACAGGGGGGTTGGCAAAAGGAACACCCAGGAACCGGAATGAACGTGCGTCGCGATATCCAGTGAGAGTGTAACCCTGATACATTACCGAGATCTTGGAAGACTCGACAACAGCCCGGTTCGTGTCGGTAGTGGGAGGAACCTTGGACGTACAAAGCGCgggcagctgcagatggcaGGGTATGCTCACAGTCTCCTTGCGGCTGAGAGAATAGGCGGAGCAGTCCCTTGAGGACAACTTTGCAACCCATACGTGATCGCTCCTCTGGAGATCGCCATTCTGAATAAGATAATTGAACTGATATTGAAGCTCGGTCCGGTTTGTGTCGGTCGCATGTTGCAGGGAGTAAAGGCTTGCCCCGATGGCAGCACACTGCACCTGCGCCTGACCGTAGTCCACTCGATCATAAATCAGAACCGCGGCCGTACCGTTGTTTTCGGAGCCCAAATTATTGTACTTCAAGACCAGCAAAGTACTCAGAGAATTGATCTGAGGGGGACCTCCTGGGGCTTTGCATGCATTACTGGGCTGTGAAGGCGCCGCAGATACCAGCGAGCAGAAGAGCAGTCGAACAGCCAAAGACTTCAGCTGCATGTTGGCTTGGGGTCAAAGTCTCGTACCCTTGACAAGGGGACCAGGCAGTTACCTCTTTATAGCGGGTTTGTTTtaacccccccccccgggAAGCTGGTAATCAAGGAACGACAAATCTGACCTGACTGTGCCTGACCATGCAGAGAGGCGTCCTTCGGGTATGtcggaaaggaaagatgcaGGTGCCAAGTATATTGGATTCGTCCAACTGGAATAGGATGGCATTCGCCAACAGGGAGGACCTGGGGAATGACGGATGCGGGGAAATCCGATAAAATGCGGAGTTCGCTAACATCATTCACAATCCTGGTTCTTGAATATTAATGGGAATTCCTGACTCGCTAGGCTTGCCTGGCTTTGACCcgggggaagaggagactgCAGCCGAGGCGGACAAAGAATGACTTGTGAATGGCATGTCGGCATGCTGTTGGCCAGGTCAGCAAACGGGTAGACGGTAACTAATCTCCAAGCCACTTGCCATCGATGCAATAAGCGAGCCAGGTACATCAACTAGTCAGTTGATCGATTCTGTAAGCGACGGTGATGAATCATTCATTCATGGACGAAGTGGAAGGATTGAAGTTTTGAAGTGATGATTTGGGATGGCTCATAGCGAGGGTTTCCATTTCGGGTTAGCTCACTCGTGGTCAGCCCTAAGTCCTAATGAAGGAAATGGAATAGAAGCTATTCTAATCAATTGGGCAGACAGTCAGAGACTGCATGGGCAGCAGTATCTGTAATTAGTTGGAAGTCATGATCGGTTGGGCCTTGTGGTTACCCGGTCATCGAGTTGCCGTTCGTAGCCCTACAATTGCAAAGGCGAGATCCCGTCTTATTCACTCTTATCATTACCTTTGCAGTATTGTGAACATTTTCAGCTATCTCGTTGAATGTCTGCGTCATCGTCGACTGCATATCCCTTCTTCCAATCCATCTCAAACTTTTCATCTACAGCGGCCGCGAGGCTGACCTCCACTGCCCTAGACtggacatcatcatcgttcTTTGCAAAACGACAGATCCATACTCAGCATCAGTGCCAGTTGACCCTTCTCCTCTGCCAGCTCACCTGCTTCGTTCCCCTCTACGTTTATCCCAAGAGAGATATCAAGATAGCGGAGATCAAGCACTCAACGGTTTATTACGACTCTCGAACGGACCCTTCGTCTATCTCTACACACAATCTGGAGCCTTATGAGGAAGACATGAAGCTTATCAGGCAGATAGACTGCTAGAACAGCAGAGATAGCTATGCCATTACTCTTACGAAACTTATCTTTCCAATCTGATCTCTTGCGAAATGGATCCCTAGCAAAGCAAGCCTCGGACATTCATGTCGAAATCGGCCACTGTTGGGAAGGAGGCCGTGGTAGAATAGAAGCATACGGGCATATTACGGGGTTGAATACAGCTACAATCATTCTATAGGACACCGTCTTCTGTTTTGGAGATTGTACTGATGACGATGACAGGGGGACAAAGGACTGGCCTGCTGGGAGAACGCAGAGCGACTTGTGGCGCACGGGCGTActgagaagctgctgctTGTTCATTAAAGCTTCAACGGATATTACTCCAGGCTGTCCGACGACGAGAGACGAGTCTAAGTGTCTCAAAACGCGGCATTCTGGATGGAACGCCGCGATCGGGGATGATAACCCCCAAAAGCGGGAGTGGAAGCTGAATGCCCGAGAAGCATGTTCTGGGGTTTTCGGCCGTTGGCCTTTGCAGCAAGTTAATCATGGACGACAGAAGAGAGCCACGTTATATTTGATTAATAGATGGCTGCACCTTTACATAGAAACACGTTGATGGCTGCGTTTGCCATCTGACTCAGATTGTGATCCTGCGTGCATTCCTAGAATGTTCTCGAGCCTCGTCACTCGGCATCCGATCTGCAGACCACTGTGCCCACATGAAGTATCtagatatacagagtagagcGTGTTTGCACTCGATTATTaatcatcattatcatcatcatctctccaGGCGGGATCGGCAGTATCCGTTCGGAAACCCAGTTGTTTCTTTGGAGGAGTGTTGAATGCAGCGATCAACGTCATAACCTCCGCGTTTTCCTTTTGCGGACTTGAGACTTGCCTCGGTCCGGCCGCCCCGACTCCGATGATGACAACACTCGAGAAATAACTGATAGAGGGGATTGACCTGGAATAGAAATAACCTGGCCCATCCCGACCGATTTCGTAGAGAGACTTGAAAGCATACTTGTGGTAGATATGGATCTGCGCGCTGCATCTTGAATGCTCGTCTCACTCCGCAGCGCAGCGCACGAGTATCCTGGCACAATGACAATATCCAAAGCAGTCTGCATTGTCGAGGTGGGGCCCCGTGATGGCCTGCAGAATATCAAAGAACCTGTTCCGACCTCCGTGAAGCTCGAGTTGATCCAGCGACTACGCGCGACAGGACTGCGAACTATTGAGTTGACGTCCGTGGTCTCGCCAAAGGCAATCCCACAGTTAGCGGACGGCCGCGATGTACTGGGGAATGAGTTCATCAGACAACTGCAAGGAACACCGGACCTCCGGCTGCCTGTCCTTGTACCGAACGTAAAAGGACTGGATATTGCGATCGAGCATGGCGCCAAGGAGGTCGCGGTGTTTGTGAGTGCGACGGAGGGTTTCAGTAAAGCCAATATCAACTGCACGGTGCAACAGGGACTAGAGCGAGCAAAAGCTGTAGCGAAGAAAGCGACTGAGTGTGGGATTACCGTCCGAGGGTAGGTAGTTTCTATCATCCGTCCTCTTTGCAAGACGCATTGCTGATCTCGACAGGTATGTTTCTTGTATTTTCTCAGACCCATTCGATGGTCCGACCGAGCCATCAGCTGTGCTGCACTGCGTTCAAGAACTGCTAGATATGGGCTGCTACGAAGTCAGCCTAGGCGACACACTTGGGGTCGGCAACCCAGGCAAAGTCCGCAGCCTGCTCCACTACCTAGCCGACCACCATATCCCACTTGACAAAATGGCGGGACACTTCCACGATACCTATGGCCAGGCGGTGGCAAATGTCTGGGAAGCGTACAACTGCGGCGTGCGCGTGTTCGACAGCAGTGTGGGTGGTCTGGGCGGATGCCCCTATGCGCCAGGGGCCAAAGGGAACGTCGCCACGGAGGATCTGGTGTACATGTTTGAAACAGCGGGCATCAACACGGGCGTTGACCTGCGGAAGCTGGTTGAGACGGGAGTATGGATATCTAGACGGTTGTCCAAGACTAATGCCAGCCGTGCTGGAACCGCGCTGGCGGCGAAGTATGGCCTTGTTCCCTTCAAACGGTCGTCATCATCCCGAACAACCACCAAGAACCAGATATTCTGGACTGTGGTGAAAGATCCAAACGGTTCGTTAGCCTACCGCTCCGGCGTGAACGTCAAGCCCATCATCGACCGACTGAAAAGGCGCAACGTATTTACCTCCTCTGGCTCGTCGAAGACACCCCGGCCGACCCCTCCGTCTTCTGACTCTTCATCACAGGAACGGGAAGGTTCTTCTCTACAGGCATGGATTTCAACAAGAACTGTACACCTGTAGTacaaggcggaggaggtaGCGCCAGTGACTGATATGTCCGTCTCATGCAATTTTTTTCAACGCGCGATCGACCAGTCGCACTTGTCAAGAGCTCAGTGTTTAGCAGGATCATAGGTCGTGTCTGCCCGTGATATTTAAATCAGTGCTAAACCTGCAAATATGACTCTGAACGAGATGAAATACGGTATCTCGCCGGACCTATTGCCAATATCCAAGGATTCGATCGATCCTGGTGGCTCGTGTGGGGAGGGAAAGAGCCGGGGCTAAAGGATTGTTGGACGAGATGACGAGTGTTTGATGAAACACTGCGCCGTGTTGAATGGGCTCATAACCATGGctgagagaaaagaaggacagGTGCTATACACAACAACGGCTGGGAACGAGTCTGGATGTTGCCTTATACCGCAGGCTAGATTACCAGCACTAACCAACATACATAGAACATAACAATAGGCCATAGGTATCAAGGCAAGAATTTTCATATTCCGGTCCACATGCTCTGTATTACATTTTTTTTCTCAAGGCTCCTCGGAATGTAAATTGTATGAGAACTTATAAGGTCTCGACCATTCAGTGTGATGTGTGAATAGAAGGCAGAAGGCTTGGTAGGCAGAGTAGACATATACACATTACTCTGGTAAGAATGAGCTACGAGTGGTACAGTTAGTAGACGTCGCATTGGCAAGCCAATGTCAACCCGGGAAGTAAGCAAGAAGTAATAAGTTGAGTAACATAGTGTAACATAGCATCAAGATAAGTACATATAATAAGAACAATCTTTCCTATAGTCAGTCATTGCTTTGTCCCCTTCCAATATTGCCCTGTTCTGGGACCTATGACCTTTAGCAAAGATGCATTCCGGCGCGTAAGAGCATCAAGTAACACTGAACTAGTCACTTTTGCAAGTTGAGAGATTTGTAAGCGTGCGATGCCAGCAAGGGAAAATCCTACTGAGCAACTGCCTTCTCACTCCTATAATTCCGACTGAGCTGAAATCTGCGTGTTTTGTGTTAAGAAGAACTAGCAGAGGCGCCGAGCAGTTCTGACGTCATGTGCTGTTGAACACATTATTACACTACCATTCGACCTATGCTGGGTAGCAATAGTTGCAAGTGGAACTGATAATATTTGTTCATGGTTTGAACAGGATGCTACCAGAGTCTGCTCCTCAGTAATCAAGCTCAGTCCCTGTGACAAAGTTGCAATAATCAAAGTTGTAAGAATCAACGCCTGCAGTAACATCAATAGACTGTTGATCGAGTGATTACAAAATCCTCAAGGACGTATCCTTCGAGACTAGTCATTGAACCATTCAATGGTCAGACAGTCTCCCCAGGCTTTCTATCGGGATTGAGTATCGACATAATCCAATATGAGTTATGTGATTCGAATTCTCCACTCAATAGTACGGAATCAGACTGCTTGAGGCTGTAACTTGGCTGTTCTTGTTTCGCTCCACATCTATCGCAATGACATCAGCCTCCTGTCACCATATAAACCCAGCTTCGTCACTCTACTCTCGGTCCTGAATCTCAGCACATTTACAGTCCTAGAATATTCCTAGAGCAATCATTCGATTCCCAAAGAGACTGTATTCCCAATTTCGACTGCACGACAGACACCACTAGAGATACCATGGGCGGCAAGCAAGATCACGATATCCCAAAGTTGCACCGGTAAGCATTCGCATTTCTCCACTGGCCAAGCGGATGAACTGATAAAACAGCGTCGGAAAATGGATGCCCTCGAGCCACGCCGCACACCTGGAATGGCTCGGCGGAGTCATCACACATGTTGACAAGAACACGTCCCATCAATTGCACCCCGTTCTGCAAGAATTCAAAGAGCTGATCGAAACCAATTCGCGCGTCTACCTGCTCATCTCTGCCATGTTCGCCGAGATCCCTCGTAAACGGCCATACAGGACCGATCCGACAGGCTGCGCCCAGATCCGCGactaccaccacctcctGCAAGTCTTGAACTACCTTCTGACGACGGCCCCTAGCTGGAACGACTTTTCGCATCGCGTTGGTCTCGTTGGTCTCCCCATCAATGCAGTGCTGGACTGGAGCATGGGGACGCCTAGCGGCTACGCCGCATATCTGGATCCCGAAATCAACAGGATGGTCAAGAAGATTCTCAGTGCGTGGGGAGACTACCTCAAGTCTCCCAAGTCCGCCTCGGTCCTCAACGACACTTCCAGCGGCTGGTTCGGCTCCACGGCCAGGTCcgatctggaggaagtcgGTAACGTTGGCGAGACCAGCCATTCCTTTGAGGACCTGTACGTTTGCGACCCTTCGGCAAAGCACCACGGATTCAAGTCATGGGACGACTTCTTCACTCGTGTCTTCCGCGAGGGCGTCAGACCCGTCGCGTCGCCTGAGGATGACACTGTCATCGCAAACGCATGCGAGGCGCAGCCCTACAAGGTGGCTCACAACGTCAAAGAGCGAGACATGTTCTGGATCAAAGAACAACCCTATTCGGTTCGCGATATGCTGAACCACGACGAGTTCACGCCGCAGTTTGTCGGCGGAACTGTCTACCAAGCGTTCTTGAGCGCGCTCAGCTATCACCGCTGGCATTCGCCTGTCAGTGGCAAGGTGGTCAAAGCATCTGTCGTGGAAGGGACGTACTACTCCGAGCCGTTGTTTGAGGGCGTGGGGGATCCGTCGCCCCATCAGATCGACCTCTCCGGCCAGGTCACCGCCCAGGAGTATAACAGCGCCACGGCAACGAGAGCACTGATCTTCATAGAGGCAGATCACCCCGCCATTGGCCTCATGTGCTTCATGGGCATCGGAATGTGCGAGGTTTCCACATGCGAGATCACAGTCAAGGAAGGTCAGCATCTGAAGAAGGGCGACCAGCTCGGTATGTTCCACTTTGGAGGGTCGACGCATTGCCTGCTCTTCCGGAAGGACGTCAAGGTGGAGGGATTCCCGGATCCTTCGCGAGGTCAGAACGTGCCTGTCCGAAGCTATCTGGCCAAGGTTCAGCCTTAGCTGTTGTATTGCATATAGCGTGTTTCGTACAAAACCCGTCCGTATGGTGGGTTAGGCCTCCTGGGAATGTGTACATATGGATCGGCACGACATGAATTTTATAGATATTGACCGATATATCCCGGCTACGGTCTGCAGTCAGTACCCGTCGTCGATTTCACACAATGCAAGGGCAACCATGACCCCTTGTCTAGAGCACACTCTATCGTACGCAGCAATGTCGATCATATTAAGCTGTATCTGGGCCCGTTTAATCAGCCGAATCCAGACGCCCGCTCTGGTGCAATTCACATCCCACATCACAACTACTTTGGGGCTTCTGATCATGATCTTTGCGATGGCGTCGTCAGCCTCAGCCTCGGCATCTCCCAGCTCGGTCCTAGTGGACCCCCCCCCTCGGTCCATGCACCAAGCCACCCTGCTCGATTCGTCTGGCGAGTATTGCCATCGTCTACGGCCCTGGCATCCGCATCTCCATGTCGGCGGCT containing:
- a CDS encoding putative cholinesterase, encoding MQLKSLAVRLLFCSLVSAAPSQPSNACKAPGGPPQINSLSTLLVLKYNNLGSENNGTAAVLIYDRVDYGQAQVQCAAIGASLYSLQHATDTNRTELQYQFNYLIQNGDLQRSDHVWVAKLSSRDCSAYSLSRKETVSIPCHLQLPALCTSKVPPTTDTNRAVVESSKISVMYQGYTLTGYRDARSFRFLGVPFANPPVKDLRFAPPQPYSGPKTLDATKFSASCVQSVSSFGTLGNSGGISEDCLYLNIYTPVLPAHGAHNSLRKPVAVYFYGGAFTKGSASMIDYDGGNFASRNDVVVVTVNYRLGALGWLATGSLTTGSYGIRDQILALKWINEYIEAFGGDKSRITIFGQSAGGQSVTALLSSSAAKGLFSGAIVQSAPLDLPWFTREVYKEVVTPGVAKAVGCNQTVSEEKLLACLRSVPASAFLDNATEFQSAMTAVNKKVADEFLHVSTMLASIEPLMPMVDDSGSGVIDDQFYTLLADNTLPNRVPTMFTTVTDEAALYVGGFIPQIEASTENLNLLFGIAYPPGLANALAASNAFPLNPSDPDTVRNVGAQALTYSEWTCPQAHLLANGGATAFPALYELEITHGHIQTNAGVPAICSPNTDYNATCHAADVLPVWGTLNSKSRNVDPYYDTTDLLHSQLLDDVFGAFFRTRSPNPDPEMLRVQGPAYAATYEIFGKNGYYIPPYHPEQRNVSLLDMPPTWTQNPHGTNKCRVFEEYGFTFQRAF
- a CDS encoding hydroxymethylglutaryl-CoA lyase, encoding MLVSLRSAAHEYPGTMTISKAVCIVEVGPRDGLQNIKEPVPTSVKLELIQRLRATGLRTIELTSVVSPKAIPQLADGRDVLGNEFIRQLQGTPDLRLPVLVPNVKGLDIAIEHGAKEVAVFVSATEGFSKANINCTVQQGLERAKAVAKKATECGITVRGYVSCIFSDPFDGPTEPSAVLHCVQELLDMGCYEVSLGDTLGVGNPGKVRSLLHYLADHHIPLDKMAGHFHDTYGQAVANVWEAYNCGVRVFDSSVGGLGGCPYAPGAKGNVATEDLVYMFETAGINTGVDLRKLVETGVWISRRLSKTNASRAGTALAAKYGLVPFKRSSSSRTTTKNQIFWTVVKDPNGSLAYRSGVNVKPIIDRLKRRNVFTSSGSSKTPRPTPPSSDSSSQEREGSSLQAWISTRTVHL